In Nitrososphaerales archaeon, a genomic segment contains:
- a CDS encoding NAD(P)-binding domain-containing protein, with the protein MEAKRVLVIGLGQIGYSNAEYMSSKGIEVDGYDISEKAVKRALDNNVIRSRAKSFHDYDYYVICISTHKPDNMFIPYLDGLYDIARRISYEGKTGALVGIDSTVTRGTCNRVKEILNHRLHVSHVPHRYYVNEAKEHGVRQTRVLAGCEPCCTREARHFYGHMLDIPLHVVSSIDIAELSKVVENSYRFVEIAFAEELKMICDGYGIDFNELRTAVNTKWNIKILEARDGIGGHCLPKDSQMFLSLSSNVLESSIVEAAKLIDYKYRAHIGQKATQIMSLRSEGSEL; encoded by the coding sequence ATGGAAGCAAAGAGGGTTCTTGTAATAGGATTGGGGCAGATCGGGTACAGTAACGCTGAATACATGTCATCAAAAGGAATAGAGGTAGATGGATATGATATAAGTGAAAAAGCGGTTAAGAGAGCATTAGATAACAATGTAATTAGAAGCAGAGCAAAGAGTTTCCATGATTATGATTACTATGTTATTTGCATTTCAACACACAAACCTGACAACATGTTCATACCATATCTAGATGGTCTTTACGACATAGCCAGAAGAATATCGTATGAAGGTAAAACAGGTGCGCTTGTGGGAATTGACAGCACCGTTACGAGAGGTACATGCAATAGAGTGAAGGAAATCCTTAACCACCGGCTCCATGTTTCTCATGTACCCCATAGGTATTATGTTAATGAGGCTAAAGAGCATGGCGTAAGGCAGACAAGGGTGCTTGCTGGCTGCGAGCCTTGTTGCACAAGGGAAGCTAGACACTTTTATGGACATATGCTTGATATTCCCTTACACGTTGTAAGCTCAATTGATATTGCAGAACTTTCCAAAGTAGTTGAAAATTCCTACAGATTTGTTGAGATTGCCTTCGCAGAAGAGCTGAAAATGATTTGCGATGGCTATGGCATAGATTTTAATGAATTAAGGACAGCTGTGAACACAAAGTGGAACATCAAGATTCTAGAAGCTAGAGATGGCATAGGAGGACACTGCCTTCCAAAGGATAGTCAGATGTTTCTTAGCCTATCAAGTAATGTATTGGAATCAAGCATCGTCGAGGCAGCAAAGCTAATCGATTACAAATACAGGGCGCATATTGGGCAGAAGGCTACACAAATAATGTCGTTAAGAAGTGAGGGATCGGAACTTTGA